AAGGGCTATGTATTAATAAGGTTTTAATCTTCGCAAAGTCATATGTAAACCTCATACCAGGAAGTGAAAAGGAGGTGAACAGGGTGGAAACTTGGCTGCCTTTCATTACAGATGTCGGCTTCCCGATAGCGGTAACTTTTTATTTACTGCACCGCGTTGAGGGAAAACTTGATCTATTAATTGAAACGCTTCATCAACTGCCTGAAAAGATTTATTCGGTCAAATAAAAAAGACGAGTCTGAAAGTGGTCATACACTTCTCAGACTCGTCTTTTTATTGATTAATTCGTCAGACCCCACTCATTAAATGGATAAATCACGAGCTCTGTTCGACCGATAATCTCGCTTTCTTCAACGAAACCAAGTCCATTACGGCTGTCTTTACTGATGGAACGGTTATCTCCCATCACAAAATAGTGGTCTTCTGGGATCTCTACTTTACCAAAGTCTCTAGTGGCGTGAATCGCTGTTTGATTAAGGTAGGGCTGATTTTGTTCTTTCCCATTTATGAACAAAGTATGATCGCGTATTTCAATCGTATCTCCCGGCTGACCTACAATGCGCTTCACATAACTCTTTACCGGCCTTTCAATAATGACGATGTCTCCCCGTTCGGGTTCATCAATGTAATAAATAATTTTGTTGAACATGACGCGTTCACCATTTTCAAGTGTCGGGTCCATACTGGCGCCTTCTACAATAGAAGTAGCAAAGAAAAAAGTACGTAAAATGAATGCTAACGCAATGGCTACGACGATGGCTTTAATCCACTCGAGCCATTCGTTCTTAGATTGCTCTGACACTTCTTATCTTCCTTTCTCCATGAACATGGAATTAGATAATGTTCACTTCTTCTATATTTTATCACATCCCACTTAAAAGAAAAGACAGGAAAGCATTGATTTAACAGATAATTTACATGTGTAAAATTATTGTCGATTGAATAGAAGTTTTGGCAACTACATTTACAAATATAAAAAATCTTGAGATAATTTTTCTGTCAAGGGGAACACACATTCTTTCCCGTTGTTTTGTTGTAACATGCCCTTAAAGTCAAGGAGGTAGCCTGTCGTGACTACATCAAAGGAAGATCCTGTTTCCATTAAAATAGAAGCACTTCGCAAACGGATGACTGAAGTTGCGTTAGAAAAAGGTTTTTCCAGTGAAGAGACAGTTAAAATCAGCCAGGAGTTAGATGCTGTCCTCAATCAAATTGAACATAAAGCTAATAAGTAAAAGCCTGCAGCTTAAGCTGCAGGCTTTTTTTAATCGGCGAGAAAAGCTTCCAGTCTGTCCAGTCCTTTTTTGAGGGTGTCCTGACTATAAGCATACGATAATCGCATGTACCCTTCGCCGTAAGTAGAAAATGCATCCCCAGGAACCAAGGCAAGACGGCACTCTTCTAAAAGCTGGACGGCTTTTTCAAAACTCGTCATCCCATCCATAGGAAACTTAGGGAAGATATAAAAGGCTCCGTCAGGCACGACGTAGTCAAGTCCCATTCCAGATAACCGTCTCATTACATAATCCCTTCGTTCTTTATACTCTTCCTTCATAAAGGAGGGATCTTCTTTTCCATTAGTCAATGCTTCGAGCGCTGCATACTGGCTGATCGAAGTCGGGCAGGAAACATTGTACTGATGTACTTTTAAGATGTGCTTGGCAAGCCAGGAGGGAGCAAGTAAAAAGCCAATTCTCCACCCGGTCATGGCATGGGACTTGGAAATACCGTTAATTACAATGATGTGATCCCGGACATCCGAAAACTGGGCGATGGATGTATGATTCCCCGTATAAACCAGTTCACTATAAATTTCATCGGCCAATCCGAACAGTTTATATTTCTTCAATACATCTGCAATTCCGCGTAACTCACTTTCCGTCAACGAAACTCCCGTAGGATTAGATGGATAGGGAAGGATAACGGCTTTCGTTTTTGATGTTATGGATTGTTCAAGCTGCTTAGCTGTGAGTTTAAAATCCTGCCCTCTCGTATCTACATACACGGGGGTGGCTCCCGCAAGTTTAATCAAAGGTTCATATCCAGGGTAAACAGGACCTGGTAAAATAACTTCGTCTCCTGGGGTAAGAATAGTTCGAAGTGTGGCATCAATCGCCTGGGAGGCTCCGACCGTCACGATTATTTCTTCCTCGGCTTGATAGGATAACCCATATTTTTCGGATACATATTGTTCGATGGCCTGTCTTAGCTCAAGAATTCCAGCATTCGGAGTGTAAGTCGTCCTGTTATACTGGATCGCATTTACGGCGGCCTGCTTAATATGATCAGGTGTATAAAAATCTGGCTGGCCAATTGTAAGGGATATGACATCATCATATTGGTTCACCATATTAAAAAAGCGGCGAATTCCTGATATTTGGATATCGTTTAGGCGGGGATTGATATATTGTTCCATTGCTGAGCACCTCTTTACATATATTTAACAAAATGTTCAAACAATTTCGATAGTTTCTCTGTAGAATTTTGTTATAATTTGATTGTAGTTTAATAGAAAGGAGTTTGATTGTTATGAGAATGAGCAGAATCTCTTTTGAAGAATTAGTCGCTCAAAATAAACAACAGCTTTTAGAAGATCAGAAAGCCATTGATAAAATTGAAGAACTAATAGATGAAAAACACACAAAGAAACTTGAATCCTCTTATGTTAACTGATGATACCATATGAGAAAAGCAGCCGCATACCAGAGGGCTGCTTTTTTAGTTTTTGGCTTGTTAAACTTCCGTGTTGTTTTTTAGGTTAAGCTCCCGTTACTTGAAGACTCAGTTTCGAGATATTGGAAGTGAGGGAAGTCCTGCGGGGGGCGATTCGCTTTCCGGCCCTGCATGACGCAGGGTCGTTCGACGTTGCCACACGACGTGGCGTTATTAGTCGAACCTCTTCTGCGCGGAACCTCCTCAGGCTTCGCCTTCCGGGGTCTCCCCTGTCATTTTCATCCCACAGGAGTCTTCATCGTCCCCCTCTGGACCTTGCGAAATAGGGAGCTCGAAATGCACTTCGAAGATGCCTGTTCGACAAAGATAATGAACCTGAGAAGCGAAAGAGTATCTAGCTTATTTAAGTGTATAAATCCCGCTTTATAAGCATTTAAGGCTGCTTCAGGATGATTCCCCCTCTTATGAAAGGGGCCGTTTTACGTTTCAGGCTGGGTGGCGAAGGAAACGACGAGACCCCACAGGGAGTGACAGCGACCGAGGAGGCTTGCCAGTTTCCCCGCAGGAAAGCGAGTTGTTTCCGCAGCCATCCCTCCTCTATATTAAGTAACGGACCTAAGATATCTCGAAACTGAGTCTTCAACTATACGGCCCTATTGCGTAATAAGCCTCTTATGAAAAATCAACACGGAAGTTTAACAGATCCTGGTTTTTAGTAAGATGTAAGAAGACATAAAGCCACAGATAGGCAGGATGATTTAAAATTGGCATATCACTGGTATAATAAGGGGTACAAGCACAAAGGAGGTCCATCGATGAAAGATACGGGTTTAGTTTTAGAAGGCGGAGGCATGAGGGGAGCTTATACGGCAGGTGTTCTGGATTTCTTTCACGACGAAGGAATCCAATTCCCATTTGTGGTAGGTGCTTCAGCAGGTGCCTGCAATGGAAGCTCCTATGTGGCTGGACAAAGAGGCAGAAATTATGAAGTCATGGTTGAATACGGGGATCATCCCGAGTACATATCCTATAAACGAATGTTTACGAAACGGCAGTTATTTGGAATGGATTTTATTTTTGATAAACTTCCGAATGATCTGGTTCCGTTTGATTATGAATCGTTTCAATCAAAGAAGGCTGATTTTGTGGTTGGAACAACCGATCTTGAAACTGGGGAACCCCAGTTTTATGATCATTTCCCAACGAGGGAGAGTCTATTGAAAGTGATGCGTGCATCGAGTTCTCTTCCATTGGTTGCCCCGAGCATTATGTATGATGGGAAACAATTGATGGATGGGGGGATTTCGGATCCGATTCCAGTCGGTCCTTCAATTAAGCATGGAAACGCTAAACATGTATTCGTGTTAACTAGAAATGACGGTTACTTAAAAGGAAAGATGAAATTGGGCTGGTATTTTAACCGGAAATATAGACAGTTTCCGATGTTCGCTCAATCCTTGATTAACCGCCATGAACGTTATAATGAAAGATTGAATGAAGTGAAGCGGATGGAACAATCAGGAAAAGCCTTTGTACTCCGGCCAATGAAGCCCCTTCAGGTAAGCCGCATTGAAAGGAACCGGGATCGTCTTCACCAGTTGTACACTCAAGGATACGAGGAAGCGCAAAGCCAGGCTGATCAATTGGCAGCCTTTTTACAAACCTGAGGGAAGGGATGATCTGAGTGAAGAGAAGCGAACAAATTAAGTCCGCCATTATTCACACCTTCCAGGAGCATCAAAATAAAGAGAACAGGCCGGCTATGGAAGCCTACATGAAACACCAGTTCCTGTTTTATGGCATTAAAAGTCCTGAGCGCACACCCATTCTGCGTCCGATTTATAAAGAATATAGGACGATTTCGGAAACTGAACGGATGGATGCGGCCATCCTGCTATTCCAGCAGCCAGAAAGGGAATGTCATTATGCAGCTCTTGGATTATTGGAAAAAGGTGTGAAGAAAGCCGTTCCATCTTCTATCGCGGTTTATAAAGAACTGATGATGACTGCCTCATGGTGGGATACCGTGGATATGATTGCGTCCAATTTATGCGGCGGATATTTTAAGCGTTATCCTGAACAATTAAGACCAATCACTGAAAACTGGAGCCATTCCAGCAACCTTTGGGTAAGGCGTTCCAGCATGCTTCATCAATTAAAGTATAAAGAGCAGACAGATAAGGGGTTATTATTCGAGACGGCACGTCAGCTGAAGGGCGAGAAAGAGTTTTTTATCGAAAAAGCAATAGGCTGGGCGCTTCGCGAATATAGTAAAACAGATACGGAAGCCGTAGTCCAATTATTGGAGTCGGAATCTTTCCGGCCTTTGACCAAAAGAGAAGGATTAAAGTGGGCAAAGAACAAAGGACTGCTATCTTCTTAAGTTTATTCTCCATGGGATATGTTCATAATGGTTGTATCATGAACACGGGGAGATGCTTTGTATGGAGAAGTGGATAGATTATGCTGTGCTGGATCATGTGATTGCGATGTTAAATGATGATGTGATTCGTATGGTCGGCTTTAAACCGGAGCATATACAGTTTTTTCTAGTTTTTGTCCTGGTTATGTCCTTGATGTGGGTCTCTCGTCCCATCATTGAATGGATGATGGTAAAAAACTGGAACACCTTTGCGAGCTATTTTACAAGCAGCTTAATTACGATTGCGTTCTTACAGCTCGTGGACAGGTATGCGATGAGTCAGGAGCAGTCGACACTTCCGGATTACTACTGGTCTATTTGTCTGCTTGCGGTCAGCAGCTATGGAGTCATGTACGTACTATTTAAAATGTGCAAAAAAACATGGACTCATCTGAGAGAGCGAGCGAAAAAACAGGCTGCGTAGTTTTCTGAAACCTTCTGCCTTTACAATTCGTAAAGCTTACAGAAGGGGGAATACACCATGATGATGGAATTTAACCTGACGCTTCTGTTCACCTTTCTTTTATTTGGTCTGCTTTTATTGGTTTTAAATATCGTAACGAGTATATGGTCCTACCGTGACTCTCGAAGAAAAGGGAGGAGTTCGGAGTTTGCCATAATGGTTTTACTCGGCACCTTGTTTTTCCCTGTCATAGGTCTCATCGTCTATTTAGTCATCAGAAATGATAGTTAGAACACCCTCTCTGAAAGGGTGTTTTTTTATGGTTCTATTCTGTTGAATAAGGAGTTTCTGAAGACGATATATAGAGAGAATGAACGAAAATAGGAAGGACGATAACCTATGGAAAATCAGCAAGGCGTACTCCTGGAAAGTGGAACGAATGAGCTGGAAATCGTAGAATTCGGCATTGGAACCAATCGATTCGGTATCAACGTAATTAAAGTAAAAGAGATACTTAACCCGCAGCCTATTACTCATATTCCTCACTCGCATCCTTCCGTGGAAGGAATTATAGAAATAAGAGGGGAAGTCGTGCCTGTGGTTGATACCGCTCACGCTCTGGGCTTTGACCCTTCAGCTCAACCTGCACAGGATAAATTCATTCTAGCGGAGTTTAATCAAATGAAAATTGCTTTTCATGTGCATACGGTCACACGAATTCATCGGATTTCCTGGGAGCAGATGGAGAAACCAAAAAAAATGTATCAAGGACTGGAAACGAAAATTACAGGTATTGTAAAAATGGAGGGCGACATGCTGCTGCTTTTGGATTTTGAAAAAGTGGCCGCTGATATTAGTCCTGAGTCCAGTATCACTAAGGAACAGTTACGGAACCTTGGGGAAAGGGAGAGATCCGAAAAAAGGATTATGGTCGTTGAAGACTCCAGCCTTCTCCGGGCGTTGTTACAGGAGACACTTGAAGAAGCGGGGTATGACCAGACTGTTGTATTCGAGGATGGAAAAGAAGCACTCGATCATCTTAAGCAGCTAGTGGATGAAGGGAAAGTGGTAGAAGAAGAATACCAGTTGGTCATCACGGACATTGAAATGCCGCAGAAGGATGGGCATCATCTGACGAAAATCATTAAAGAAAATGAAGAGATGACGGCTCTTCCGGTTATCATTTTTTCTTCTTTAATTACAAATGATCTTCGCCATAAAGGGGAAAAGGTCGGAGCCGAGGCGCAAGTATCCAAACCTGAAATTCTTGAACTGGTCAAATGGATCGATCACTATATCTTATAACGGAAAAAGCCGCTGAATCCCAGCGGCTTTCTCTGCATTATTTTTCGATATTCAACCGTTTGTAAAGTTCATCGTGCCAGGCATATGCCTGCTTGGATAATGTTTCAGGTCCGGTTTTGGTAGGGGACGCTTCCACAATGATTTTTTGCTGATGCTCCGACAGGTGTTCAAAAGCAGCACGCATTTCTGTTGTGTATTCCATGTATTTCTTTAGATGGTATTGGAAATCTTCCAACATATCAGTACTCATTTGTATCATCCTCCTCTACAACCTCTATTTCCTTATTATTCAAGCGGTAAAACATGGTTCAGAACATCTCGGAAAATTAATTATGCTTACGGCGTCTTTGGTTCCACAGGGATACATCACGCTGGCCAAGAAAACTGGAAGCAGGACGGGACTGAGAGGCGTAGGCTGGCTGCTTCTTCACAGGCTGTTCCCAATTCAAATAACGATAAAGTATTCGCTTGGCTTTGGACAGAGACAATTTTGGTTTTGGATTTCTGTACGACTGGTCGACTTTACCCAGGTGTTCTAACTGGTCGAAATCCTGTTTGTTCGCTGGAATATGAAAGTAGTACCCGGCAATTTCAATGAGGAGGGTGGAATGTTGCTGGCTTAGCTTAGGGTGATCTGAGAAATGGAGTCCAATTTTTTTAGCGCGGCTTTCCTGCAGAAGTTTATCAATTGTATATTTTTTTATATCATATAAGTGTTTAGGTTCGGGTGCCGTTTTGGCGTGTCGGTTAACAATAAACAGGGATTCGGCCAATTCTCTGTTTGAGAGAGCATAATTCTTCATAACATTTCTCCTTTCTATCCAATTGTGTAAATCTATCATATGTGTTTTTTGTTATAATTGCAAAAAATTTACATTTAATTTTACGGAAAATGTGAAACAACATGCTTCGTATACTAAGAAACTTCTTACACAATAGGTCCGTTTACTGTAAGACTCGACTTCGAGATATTGTGTGGAGAAAGGGGCTCCAGGGAACGGCTCGCTTTCCGCGGGCATGTGGTGAGCTTCCTCGGGCTTAACAGCCCTGCGGGATCTCACCGATCATGTTCATCCCGCAGGAGTCTTCGCCGTTCCCTTCCGCCCCTTTTCGTTCATGGAGAGTTCTAACGTCTCTGCAACATCTCCTTCTAATGAACAAGAATCATGTATTCTCCACCCTGAGTTTTAATGGTTGTTTACGCGTAGCGACCGAATTTGAGGCAGATGAAGTACAACTCTTGTCTGCTGTAGCAGGGTTCGTTCACTAGATACCGTTGGGGTGGCGGAATAAACGACGAGACTCCCGCGGGAGAAGGAGCTAGGCGAGACCCCACAAGGAGTGGTAACGACTGAGGAGGCTTGCCAGTTCCCCCGCAGGAAAGCGAGTTGTTTCTGCAGCCACCCCTTCTCTATATGAAGTAACGAACCAAAAATATCTCGAATTCAAGTCTACAAGTAATGGGAGCTTTTCTTTAATGATCTGCGTAATGTTTCATTAGACTTCTATTGATTTTGTTTTAATGTTTGCAAATCTTCAATAATCTGATCCACACTTCCAGCTTCTGTACCGTTATAGCTTTTAATGACCTCTCCTTCTGGAGTGACCAGGTAAAAACTGGTTCCGTGAGCAACCTGGTTGGAGTTCTCCAGCTGTTTAACTGGAGATTGAAAAGACTTGATCGAAAATTCTTTTACCTCCTGGAAGGAATAACCCGTAAGAAAGTTCCAATGGCTGAAATCAGGCTGATAGGGTTCAGCAAACGACTTCATTTTCTCAGGAGTATCAGTATCAGGGTCTACACTCATAGAAACGAGCGGGACCTCCATCCCTTCCTGGTCAAGCTCCTGCTGTAAACGGGACATATTTCCGGTCATCGGCGGACATACCGTCTCACAACTTGTGAAAATAAAATCAGCAATCCAGTATTCACCGCTGTAGTCTTCCGGCAGAATGACTTTTTCACCATCCTGATTTACAGCTTCAAGGGAATTCACATCCCTGGACATATTTGTTTCGATTGGAGACCCGCATGCTGTCAGAAGTAAAACTGCCAAACCGAGTACCCATATTGTTCTGCGTTTCATGTAAATCCCCCAATTTACTTTTCTCTCTTCTAAGTGTACCACTGCTTTCCGGCAGGCAGTCATCGAGTGCTCACTGTCAAAAAATAGTTAGATTTCTGGTGATTTTAAGCGGAAGATCGAGAATTCCGGGCGACAGAGAAAGCGGTAGGGCATCCGTGTAGTACCTAAACCTCGGCTTACAAATAAATCCATTCCATCTGGGAGACGATAATGACCCTCTACATATTTTTCAGCTAAAGGAGGTGTAACCAGGTAGCCGTAGATAGGGAGCTGTACTTGTCCGCCGTGACTGTGACCAGATAACTGAACATCTACCCCATACCGCTGGACTTGGTCAGCTATGTCAGGTTCATGGGCGAGAAAAAGCGTGAAACTGTTTTCGCTACGTTGGGCCAGGGTCTCTTCTATGTCTGGACGTCCAAGCATTACGTCATCTAGTCCGGCAAGGGTAAAGGATTCGCCTTCTTTCTGAATCGATGTGTGTTCATTTTGAAGCAGGGTAAACCCTCCGCGTGACATAACTTCATAAATCTTCTCTGTACCGTATCCACCATGGTCATGGTTGCCATAAATCCAGTACTTTCCGAGTGGAGCTTCTAATCGGTTTAATAAGGCTGGCAGCCGATCCGTAAAGGAGTAGGTCTGCGGTTCATCTACTAAATCCCCGGTAAATAAAATTAAATCCGGGTTTCTTTGATTCATGGTTTCGACCAGCTGCTCGAATTTATTTAAATCATAATGAAATCCGATGTGTGTATCGGAGAATTGAAGGATATCGACGTTATGAAAGCTTTTGGGAATCTTCGAATGGTTAATGCTGAACTTTTTTACGGTTAATAAATCAGGTTCTATATACTTGGCATAATAGTAGCTCAGTCCACTTAAACCTAGAAATCCTAGAAAACTGCGCACCATATTCTTAATGAACTTGCGCCTGGTTAATTTCATAGAAAGTCCTCTCCCCTGAATTCTTTGGTCATTATACCACGAAAATCTTTATTCAAACTTAGGAAGATTCTCCTCCTTTTTAATATTTTTTTAAAAATGAACAGGAATTCATTTTTTTATGTGGAATGTAGAATATATAGAGAGATAGGAGGATGATGAAATGAATAATCAGGTGGTCATTATTACAGGGGGCTCAAGTGGTATGGGGCTCTATATGGCTAAAAGATTTCTTGAAGAAGGTGCTAAAGTCGCGATCACAGGACGATCGCAGGAGCGTTTGGAGGAAGCAAAAAAGCAGATCGCTGGAGAAAATGGAGACCATCTTCTACTAATTGCTATGGATGTGCGTGAAGTGGAAGACACAAAGAGAATGGTTAATGAAACCGTGGATGCATTTGGTAGAATTGACCATTTGGTTAATAACGCAGCCGGTAATTTTATCGTGCCCGCAGAAAAGCTATCCCCAAACGGATGGAATTCGGTCATCAATATTGTATTAAATGGAACGTTCTACTGCAGTCAGGCCGTCGGTAACTATTGGATAGAAAACCAAATCAAAGGATCTATTTTAAACATGGTCGCTACATATGCATGGGGTGCAGGAGCTGGTGTTATTCATTCTGCATCGGCAAAAGCTGGAGTGCTTGCTATGACGAGAACGCTTGCTGTGGAGTGGGGAAGTAAGTATGGAATCAGAGCTAATGCCATTGCTCCGGGACCGATTGAACGGACAGGGGGAGCAGAGCGATTGTTTCAATCCGAAGAAGCGACGGAACGCACGTTGAAGTCTGTTCCTCTTGGTAGAGTAGGACAACCTGAAGAAATTGCTGGTCTTGCTCGTTTTATACTCTCCGATGAAGCCGCTTACATGAACGGGGAAGTCGTTACGTTGGATGGAGGTCAGTGGCTGAATAAATTTCCATTTTAATTGGTAAATTAAAAAAATTATTAAAGAAACCGCTGCACGCTGCAGCGGTTTCTTTGTGCAATTAGATTACATAGAAGAAAATAGTGAAGAAATGAAAAATAGAGCCACCAAGCACAAATAAATGCCAAACCATATGGTGGTACGTGAAGCTTCTCCATACATAAAAGATTGAACCGATGGAATACATCACACCCCCGAGGATCAGGTAAGTTATTCCTGCTGCCGGCACTTCAGTGGTTAACGGTCCCCACGCAATAATAAGAAGCCATCCCATTAGTACATAGAATAGTGTAGAAAGAACGACAAAACGTTTTACAAAAAAGACTTTGAAAATGATCCCTAAAATAGCCATTCCCCATATAATTCCAAACAGTGTCCATCCTAAGGAACCACGCAGTGGCACGAGTAGGATCGGGGTATAGGTCCCTGCAATAAACAAATAGATAGCTGAATGATCGAAAATCTCGAATAAGTCTTTCATTTTCCCAGCTGGAAAACTATGCACAAGTGTAGAAGAAACGAACAGCACAAGCATGGTAACCCCGTATATAGAAACGGACACCACATGCCAGGCGTTTCCTTCCAGACTTGCAAATACGACCAGCATCACCAGCATACCTACACTTAATACAGCACCAATCCCGTGCGTAATAGCGTTCGCTATTTCTTCGCGTCTTGAAAACGTGTGTGTCATCATTAGTTTCTCAGCCCCAATAAATTCATGTTGCTTTTTATTATACGCCTTCGTAAATATTTAATAAACAACAAGGTTTATATATAGATAGATAAGGGGTATAAAAAATAGACTGAAAACCCTTCAGGAAAAGGTTTGTCGGAATTTGCAGGTCGAGATTTATCCAGATGTATGTTACTATATTTACTGGTTAACCAAAGCGTCTTTCTGCTCCTTCAGTTGCAAGAGAAAAAGGAGAGAACAAGTTTATGGTAAGTTTAGAAAAAGAAGCATTAGTTATTCCAAAAGTATCCGAGTTAATGATTTCTTCTGAAAAAGTAGCTCATGTCCAAGTTGGCAATCCATTGGAGCACGCTTTGCTGGTACTGGTAAAGACCGGTTATTCTTCTATTCCTGTTTTAGATCCGACCTTTAAGTTTAAAGGGGTCATCAGTAAGTCGAAGATTTTAGAAGAAACTCTAGGCATTGAAGAATTTGAATTAAACCGTTTATCTGATATTCAAGTAAAAGAAGTGATGGATAAGGATTTTCCATATCTCCATCATGAAGACAGTATGATTGACGCTTTGCATAAGTTAATTGATTTTCCTTTCGTCTGTGTAATTGACGATGATGGTGAATTTGATGGAATTGTCACCCGGCGTACCATTCTTAAGCAATTTAGTAAGCATTATCACGAGACATTTAAATGGGTATAAACAAAAGACTATAAATAGCAGCTATGATAAAATAGAGGGCATCACATCGGTGCCCTCTATTTTATTATGGTTCAGGTCAGGAAAATCTACGAGATGATGTTCCAATAAAGCTCCCATTACTTGAAGACTTGATTTCGAGGCTTTTGTGAGAATTTGGTCCTGCGGGGGACGATTTCGCTTTTCGCGGGCATGTGCTGAGCTTCCTCGGGCTTAACAGCCCTGCGGGATCTCACCGATCATGTTCATCCCGCAGAAGTCTTCATCGTCCCCCTCCGGACCTGGCCAAATCAAAAACTCGATACCCTTCAAGACATCAACGAGTGAATGAGAAAAATGCATGTGCTCATGAGGCTGTTCTTATGCTATAACGATGTAAAATAGCCTGTCATAAAAGCATTTAGGACCGATTAAGAAGGAGAGCATTCTCTCTTATAAAAGTGGCCGTTATTCTTATTCGGCTGGGTTGGTGGGGAAATGACGAGACTCCCATGGGAGAAGGGACTAGGTGAGATCCCGCAGGGAGTGAAACGAGCGAGGAAGCTCACCGTTCCCCCATAGGAAAGCGAGTTATTTCCCCACCAACCCTATACCTATTAAGTAACGGACCCCGGATTATCTCGAAGTCGAGTCTTCCAC
The Halobacillus halophilus DSM 2266 DNA segment above includes these coding regions:
- a CDS encoding metallophosphoesterase, which encodes MKLTRRKFIKNMVRSFLGFLGLSGLSYYYAKYIEPDLLTVKKFSINHSKIPKSFHNVDILQFSDTHIGFHYDLNKFEQLVETMNQRNPDLILFTGDLVDEPQTYSFTDRLPALLNRLEAPLGKYWIYGNHDHGGYGTEKIYEVMSRGGFTLLQNEHTSIQKEGESFTLAGLDDVMLGRPDIEETLAQRSENSFTLFLAHEPDIADQVQRYGVDVQLSGHSHGGQVQLPIYGYLVTPPLAEKYVEGHYRLPDGMDLFVSRGLGTTRMPYRFLCRPEFSIFRLKSPEI
- a CDS encoding aspartyl-phosphate phosphatase Spo0E family protein; the protein is MTTSKEDPVSIKIEALRKRMTEVALEKGFSSEETVKISQELDAVLNQIEHKANK
- a CDS encoding PLDc N-terminal domain-containing protein, which produces MEFNLTLLFTFLLFGLLLLVLNIVTSIWSYRDSRRKGRSSEFAIMVLLGTLFFPVIGLIVYLVIRNDS
- the lepB gene encoding signal peptidase I, encoding MSEQSKNEWLEWIKAIVVAIALAFILRTFFFATSIVEGASMDPTLENGERVMFNKIIYYIDEPERGDIVIIERPVKSYVKRIVGQPGDTIEIRDHTLFINGKEQNQPYLNQTAIHATRDFGKVEIPEDHYFVMGDNRSISKDSRNGLGFVEESEIIGRTELVIYPFNEWGLTN
- a CDS encoding FbpB family small basic protein, with the protein product MRMSRISFEELVAQNKQQLLEDQKAIDKIEELIDEKHTKKLESSYVN
- a CDS encoding YvrJ family protein; its protein translation is METWLPFITDVGFPIAVTFYLLHRVEGKLDLLIETLHQLPEKIYSVK
- a CDS encoding patatin-like phospholipase family protein, producing MKDTGLVLEGGGMRGAYTAGVLDFFHDEGIQFPFVVGASAGACNGSSYVAGQRGRNYEVMVEYGDHPEYISYKRMFTKRQLFGMDFIFDKLPNDLVPFDYESFQSKKADFVVGTTDLETGEPQFYDHFPTRESLLKVMRASSSLPLVAPSIMYDGKQLMDGGISDPIPVGPSIKHGNAKHVFVLTRNDGYLKGKMKLGWYFNRKYRQFPMFAQSLINRHERYNERLNEVKRMEQSGKAFVLRPMKPLQVSRIERNRDRLHQLYTQGYEEAQSQADQLAAFLQT
- a CDS encoding DNA alkylation repair protein, translated to MKRSEQIKSAIIHTFQEHQNKENRPAMEAYMKHQFLFYGIKSPERTPILRPIYKEYRTISETERMDAAILLFQQPERECHYAALGLLEKGVKKAVPSSIAVYKELMMTASWWDTVDMIASNLCGGYFKRYPEQLRPITENWSHSSNLWVRRSSMLHQLKYKEQTDKGLLFETARQLKGEKEFFIEKAIGWALREYSKTDTEAVVQLLESESFRPLTKREGLKWAKNKGLLSS
- a CDS encoding aminotransferase A, with product MEQYINPRLNDIQISGIRRFFNMVNQYDDVISLTIGQPDFYTPDHIKQAAVNAIQYNRTTYTPNAGILELRQAIEQYVSEKYGLSYQAEEEIIVTVGASQAIDATLRTILTPGDEVILPGPVYPGYEPLIKLAGATPVYVDTRGQDFKLTAKQLEQSITSKTKAVILPYPSNPTGVSLTESELRGIADVLKKYKLFGLADEIYSELVYTGNHTSIAQFSDVRDHIIVINGISKSHAMTGWRIGFLLAPSWLAKHILKVHQYNVSCPTSISQYAALEALTNGKEDPSFMKEEYKERRDYVMRRLSGMGLDYVVPDGAFYIFPKFPMDGMTSFEKAVQLLEECRLALVPGDAFSTYGEGYMRLSYAYSQDTLKKGLDRLEAFLAD
- a CDS encoding YkyB family protein, whose protein sequence is MKNYALSNRELAESLFIVNRHAKTAPEPKHLYDIKKYTIDKLLQESRAKKIGLHFSDHPKLSQQHSTLLIEIAGYYFHIPANKQDFDQLEHLGKVDQSYRNPKPKLSLSKAKRILYRYLNWEQPVKKQPAYASQSRPASSFLGQRDVSLWNQRRRKHN
- a CDS encoding SCO family protein → MKRRTIWVLGLAVLLLTACGSPIETNMSRDVNSLEAVNQDGEKVILPEDYSGEYWIADFIFTSCETVCPPMTGNMSRLQQELDQEGMEVPLVSMSVDPDTDTPEKMKSFAEPYQPDFSHWNFLTGYSFQEVKEFSIKSFQSPVKQLENSNQVAHGTSFYLVTPEGEVIKSYNGTEAGSVDQIIEDLQTLKQNQ
- a CDS encoding chemotaxis protein, with the translated sequence MENQQGVLLESGTNELEIVEFGIGTNRFGINVIKVKEILNPQPITHIPHSHPSVEGIIEIRGEVVPVVDTAHALGFDPSAQPAQDKFILAEFNQMKIAFHVHTVTRIHRISWEQMEKPKKMYQGLETKITGIVKMEGDMLLLLDFEKVAADISPESSITKEQLRNLGERERSEKRIMVVEDSSLLRALLQETLEEAGYDQTVVFEDGKEALDHLKQLVDEGKVVEEEYQLVITDIEMPQKDGHHLTKIIKENEEMTALPVIIFSSLITNDLRHKGEKVGAEAQVSKPEILELVKWIDHYIL
- the fadH gene encoding 2,4-dienoyl-CoA reductase — encoded protein: MNNQVVIITGGSSGMGLYMAKRFLEEGAKVAITGRSQERLEEAKKQIAGENGDHLLLIAMDVREVEDTKRMVNETVDAFGRIDHLVNNAAGNFIVPAEKLSPNGWNSVINIVLNGTFYCSQAVGNYWIENQIKGSILNMVATYAWGAGAGVIHSASAKAGVLAMTRTLAVEWGSKYGIRANAIAPGPIERTGGAERLFQSEEATERTLKSVPLGRVGQPEEIAGLARFILSDEAAYMNGEVVTLDGGQWLNKFPF